From the genome of Pseudomonas helvetica:
TCGGACTGCTGGCTCACGCGCACAAGTATCCGCATCAGCTTTCCGGCGGTCAGCAACAACGGGTAGCGATTGCTCGGGCATTGGCCATGGAACCGAAGATCATGCTGTTCGACGAACCGACTTCGGCCCTCGATCCGGAACTGGTGGGCGATGTGTTGAATGTGATCCGCGATTTGGCCAAAGAAGGCATGACCATGCTGATCGTGACCCACGAGATGGACTTCGCGATGTCGATTTCCGATCGGGTGATCTTCATGGAAAACGGGAATGTTCAGCTGGATGCCAGCCCGTATGCCATACGCAACAAGCAGACCGGCGAACGTGTTCGACGCTTCATGGGCCTGACCGCCCAGACCGAGATGCTGCTGGCAGCGGAGTAGACCTCGGAGCGGGCCGGGTCTTGGTGGCGATAGGTCAAGTCCTCTCGCCACCACACTGCACCTGCTCACCCCAATTCCAGCATCAACCCGCTCAAGCGCTTGACCTTGCGTCGTACGGCTTCTTCAAAAATCCCGGTACGTGGTTCGATCAGGCTGAACCAGTTCTTGGCGCGAGTGATTCCGGTGTAGATCAGCTCTTTGGTCAGCACCGGGTTCAGCGCATCGGGCAGGATCAACGCCGTGTGGGCGAATTCGGAGCCTTGGGATTTGTGCACGGTCATGGCGTAGACGGTTTCCACGTCATTGAGTCGGCTGGGCAAAACAAACCTCACACCTCCCTGACCATCGTTACGCGCAAAAGCGACACGTAGCACCTGGCGTCCGCCCTCCTGGCCATCGCGCTCAGGCAATTTCAGGGCGATACCGATGTCGCCGTTCATCAAGCCCAGGCCATAATCGTTGCGCGTCATCAGTACCGGACGCCCTTCGTACCATTGCTGGTCACTGTCGATCAGCCGCGCCTTGAGCAACGCGCCGGTAATCCGCTGATTCAGCCCCTCGACACCCCACGGTCCCTTGCGCACGGCACACAGCAACTGGAACGCATCAAAGGCTTGCAAGACATTGCGTGCCCACTCGATCCAGCAAGGATCGTCGGGAAGTGAGTTGATGGACGGACGCTGGTTGCGCAAGAGACTCAGGTAATGCCGATAACCCTGCGGACCTTCGCCATGGCCTTCGAGCAATAGACGCTCCAGCGCCCTGTCCTGCTCGCCCTTGAGGGGCAGCGAAAAAAGATCGGCATGACTGCGGGCAGCCAGCAGCTTGCGGGCCTCATCGGCCTGCTGCTGATTGACCCAGCGCGCCAGTTGACCAATGCCGCTGCCTTCGCCAAAGCGCCGCGAATGACGCAGCATCACGACCTGCTGGGCCAGCGGGTGAGTGGCGTCGATGTCTTCCTGCAAACCGCTGGAACCAAGATTTTCACCACTGACGGCCTCCAGCCAGTCGCGGGTCTGCGGGCTGTACCAACCGGCCTCGGCATCGCGGCACAGATCACCGAGAACGGCGCCGGCCTCCACCGACGCCAACTGATCCTTGTCACCGAGCAAGACCAACCGGGCATGCGTCGGCAACGCATCAAGCAGATTGGCCATCATCTCCAGGTCGATCATCGAGGCTTCGTCGACCACCAGCACATCCAGCGGCAGGCGATTGCCGGCGTGATGGCGGAAATGCCGGGTTCCCGGCCGGCTGCCGAGCAGACGGTGGACCGTGGTCACGTCAGAGGGGATTTTGTCCCTGACGCTCTCGGCAACTTGCAGTGTGCGAACTTGCTGGCTGATGGACTCTGTCAGCCGCGCGGCGGCCTTGCCCGTGGGGGCGGCAAGTCGAATCCGCAGTGGCTTGCCCGCCTCCACGGCTGGCGCCTGGAGCAGGGCCAGCAAACGCACAACCGTGGTGGTTTTACCGGTTCCAGGCCCACCCGTAACGATGCTGAATGCACCACGGGTGGCCAGGGCACAGGCGAGTTTCTGCCAATCGATCTGCGCACTGGAACTGGCCTGGCCAAACAGGCCACTCAGGCGTTCGGACAGGTCATCGGGTGTTGGTTCATGGACGATAAGTCGTTGGCGCAGCGCACTGTCGATGCGCCGTTCGTACGTCCAGTAACGGCGTAAATACAGTCGCTTGCCAGACAATACCAATGGGCGCTGCTGTGTTTCATCACGCTCATCGACGGCCAGCGCCACAAGACTGCTGGATGCCAGGACCTTGCACCAGCGAGCGCCCTCCAATGCTTCAAGCAATTGCGATGGCAACAACAGGGTTCCGGTCTGCAGATCGCCCTCCGGCGGCAGGGATAGCGCGAAGTCCGGCTCCTTGAGCGTTTCGAACAGATCGAGGCACACATGCCCGTGTCCCAGTTGATGGCTGGTCAAGGCCGCCGCCAGCAACACCAGCGGATCGCCATCGGGCGCCAGTTCGTGGAGGAAGGCAACAAAGGCTTTGTCCAGTGCCCGAAGCCAGCCACGCTCGACCCAGCGTTCAAGCAACAGCAGCAGGTCATCGGCACGGCTCAGCGGTGTCAGTTGCGCAAGGCTCTCGGCCGTCAACGGTGTGGGTAACAAATCGGCAAAGGAACGGCTCATAGCAATACACCCTGCTCCCAGGCCGGTTCAGGCTTGGGTTCTGGTTTTCCCTGGAACAGCCGGTCCAGTCGTTCGATCAATTCCCGTGGCGGACGAGTGAAATACACGCCTTGGCCAGGTGCCCGGGTGCCGCGCAGGAACAGGTACAAGGCGCCCCCCATGTGCCGGTCATAGTCGTAATCAGCGAGTCGCGCCTTGAGCTGGCGATGCAACGCCAGTAGATACAACACGTACTGCAGGTCATAGCGATGATCGAGCATCGACTGTTCCATTGCCTGCTCGGTATAGGCCGAATCGTCAGCACCGAGCCAGTTGGACTTGTAATCCGCAACGTAATAACGCCCGGCGTGCTCGAACGTCAGGTCGATAAAGCCTTTGAACATGCCATTCAGCAGGACGGGCTCGGCAACGACACGAGAAGCGCCGGCATGGGTGTATTGGCGCACCAGTTCGTCGAGCTTCAACACATCGACTTTATGGCTGGCAAACCAGAATTCCATTTCGACCCGGTACTCGGTCAGTTGCTCGAACACCACGGGTGGTTGTTCGGTACCAATGCGTAACGGCGCTTGCAACAAATGCTGCAGCCAGTCGCTCAGGGTGTTGATCCAGCCTTCCCAGCCGCGGCGGTTGCAGCGGCGTGCAATGGCGTTTTCGATGGATTTCGGGTCTGCGGCGAAACCTTCGTCACCCGCCCACTCCAATAATCCATGGAGAAAAGTCCCGGGATTCGGCCCGCGCGGGAAGCGGTGGATATCACCACCGCTCGCAAGCACTTCGCGTGGCGCATCGGGATCAAGTCGCTCGTCATCGAAAAGCTTTTGCGCTTGAGGGCTTTCCGGCGCTTCGTCGCTGCCAGCGCTCAGACTATCGCCAATGCGCAACGCACTGTAGGAGGCGATCCACCAGTTCTCGGCCGCCTTGCGCTTCGGTATCAGCGGTGCGAGCAACGTTGCCTCATTGCGTGGCGGGAGAAAACGTTCGGTTGTGGCTTCAGGCATCTCGCCATAGCTCAAAGCGCTGCAGTTTTGCTGCAAGTCTTCAAGCCAACGCTTCAGCGCCGTCGACTCGACCAGCTTTTCGCCGCCACCCAGCAGATAGCCCAATGCCGACAGGTGCAGCACCGAGCTGTTGTTATTGCCGCGCTTGAGGTCGGTGACTCCCAGCCAGCAAGCATGCTGGGCTCGGGTCAAGGCCACATAGAGCAGACGCAAATCTTCAGCCAAGCGCTCATCGTCCGCCAGGGCAATCAACTCGGGGGTTGGGCTCAACGTTATCTGGGCTTGCCCGTTCGCGTCGTGGTAGTGCATCGGCAATCGACTGCCGTCCACCGGTTTTGCCGAACAAATGAACGGCAGAAAAACCAGCGGATACTCAAGGCCTTTGGATTTGTGGATGGTCACTACCTTGACCAGTTGCTCATCGCTTTCCAGACGCAGAATCTGCTCTTCGCCGGCCTGCCCGGACAACGCCAGATGCTCGGACAAATGACGAATCAGGGCTTGCTCGCCATCGAGCTCGGCGGCGGCTTGCTGCAACAGCTCCGAGAGGTGCAGCAGGTTGGTCAGTATCCGCTCGCCATCGCTTCGGGCAATCAAGGCCTGAGGCAGTTCGAAATCATGCAGCAACCGGCGCAGCATTGGCAGGATGCCCTGACTGCGCCAGATCACCCGATACTCACGAAACTGCATGACACGCTTCTCCCAGGCCAGCTCATCCTGGTTCAAACGCTCCAATTCTGTCAGCGACAGGTTCAAGGTGATGCTGGCCAGCGCTGCACGCAGTGGTCGCTCGACATCCGGCTCGGCGCAGGCCTTTAGCCAACTCAACAGGTCGTGAGCCTCTTGGGCCGCGAACACCGAGTCCTTGTCCGATAGATAAACACTGCGCACACCTCGCACGGACAATTCGTTGCGTACCGCCTGGGCCTCTTTACCATCGCGTACCAGAATCGCGATATCTGCCGGTAGCAACCCCTGTAGATCCTCTGCCCCCCGGACAAAACCCGCACGCCCCTGCTGGCCGCCATTGAGCAATGCAGTGATTTCACTGGCGCACGCTGCAGCCAGTTGCTGTCGGTACACAACACCGGACAACGGTTGCTCGCTGGACAGTTGCCAGATATTCAGCGCCGGTACGGCCTGACCGTTGATCTGCAAAGACTCTTTGCGGCCTTGCGATTCGACCGGCAGAAATGGAACCGGGTTTTCGCCGTTTTTCTCACGAAACAGAAACGCACCACGCCCCTGCTCACGGGCTTCTGCACGCTGGAACACATGGTTCACCGCATCGACCATCCCGTGACTGGAGCGGAAGTTGGTGCCCAGGGTATGCAAGCGACCACTCGTTGCCTGACGCGCGCGCAGGTAGGTATAGATATCGGCGCCACGGAAGGCATAGATCGCCTGTTTAGGGTCGCCGATCAGAAACAGCCCACATTCGGGGTTGTTGTCTTCAATACGATAGATACTTTCGAAGATCCGGTACTGGACCGGGTCGGTGTCCTGGAATTCGTCGATCAACGCGACGGGAAACTGCTCGCGGATCAACGTCGCCAGACGCTCCCCTCCTTCGGCTCGCAATGCAGCATCGAGCCTGAGCAGCATGTCGTCAAAACCCATTTCAGCACGCCGACGCTTCTCTTCTTCAAAACGCGCCCCCACCCACTGTGCGGCATGTTTCAGGACTGCGGCATCCGGAGTCGGCAATGCATCGAGACTGGCTTTCAGGCCGGACATGGCGTCCAGGCCGGGGTGGCTTGGTGCCTGACCTTTCCAGGCCTCAGCCATGCCATCGGGTGTCAGACGATTGAAGCCGGTGCCAATATCCAGTTGTTCAAGGCTGTCATCCTCGGCCCAAGTACAGATTTTCTCGAACCAGGGCTCGAAGTAACGCGCTTGCATCTTGCGTCCGTCGACAGACTTGCTGGCGACGCCTTGCAGACAGATCTCTCGCAACTCCTGCGCCCATTGTCGCCAAGGCGCCTTGAGCTCCAGCAACGCATCACGTCGAGCTTGCAGGCACTCCGTGATCAGCTCGGCAGGTTCTTTTCCTTCAGCGCTATCACGCTCACTGGCGAACAACCCGCGCACTCGTGACAGCAAGGCGGCCGGGCCGCCCCAATGGCTGCGAACCCAGTTCAGCGCATCACCTTGCATCGGGTAGCAAAACAGTCGCCAGTAATCGCGCAGAACTTCACCGAGCAGATTGCTGTGATCAACTTCAAGGGTTTGAGTGAACAGACTGCCACTGTCGAACGCATGCTCACGCAGCATCCGTTGGCACCAACTGTGAATCGTCGAAACTGCTGCCTCATCCATCCACTGCGCGGCGATGTCCAAACGGTTCGCGCAGCCGGACCACTGTTCGGGACTGAACTGCCCACGCAACTCGGCAATCAGGCTGTCAGGTGCTGGTGTTTCGTCGCGGAAAAACCGCGCTGCCTCGGCAAGACGTGTACGGATCCGCTCACGCAGCTCCTTGGTCGCGGCATCAGTAAAGGTCACCACGAGGATTTGCGGTGGCAGGAGTTCACGACCAAAACCGGCAGACTCGTCACCGTGCCCAAGCACCAACCGCAAGTAGAGCGCGGAAATGGTGAACGTCTTGCCGGTGCCGGCACTGGCTTCGATCAGTTGACTACCGCGAAGCGGGAAGGCTAATGCCAGAGGGACCTTCGCTGTCATGAGTGCGACTCCTCACTGGTCAATGAGCGCCAAGGGGCTTCGAGCAGCGGACGGTAGAGCGCGTCACACCAATCGACAAAGGTTTCGTCGGCAATCAGGGCGTTGTAATCGGCAAACTGGCGAGCCAGTGCAGGGCTTTCGCGGCGCTCGCCATCGGTGGTCTGACCGTCGCCCTCATAGGCCTTGCGAGCGGCAGCCTCGGCTTTGAGCGGATCAGTCTGGCCCAGCCAGGCGAAAGCCGTTTTTACCGCTACGGGCAATGGCTGGCGCATACCTGATTGCCAGGCCTGTAACAGATTGCCCAGGGTTTTCAGCGCGGCATCTTGCTCGATAGGGGCAAGCAGCAAGGTATCGTCACTGGCCACCAACCCCGTAGTCATCGACAAGCCGCTCGCGCAAGCCACCAGGTGATTAACCCAAGGACGAGTCAAACGATGCCACTTGCGGGTCTTGATCGAACCAATGCTGTTGGGGATCGTAGTGACAGCCAGCAACCCGCCATCGCTGCGTTGATGGAGACCGCTGAGCCAGCCTTCCAGGCTCACTCCCTGCAATTGGAGCGTCACCGGCAAAGCACTGTTTTGCGGTGTTGGCCACAATGCGAGCAACTGTTGATAACGTTGCAGCAGATCCGGTAGCGGCTCGATCAACTCACGTTGCAAGCACTCACCGAAACCGGCCATCGGCAGCAAGCCGCTGTCCTGCAATCTTTTGGCCTGTGCATGCAGAGCCTGCTCAGGTTGATCGGGGCTAGCCAGTGCAGCTTCAAGCAAGCTGTCGCTCAGGCTGTAGCGTTGCAGTGCATCGAGCACGAAGGGCTCTTCATCTGCCAAAGGCGCTTCAGCCGCTTCGAAAAACACCTTGAGACGCTGACTGAAAAAATGCCGCACGGGATTACGCAGGAAATCCTGTAGTTGACCAAGGCTCAGCGGCTCTTCCTGAACATAGGCATCAAGCACCTCCAAGACTGGACCACGGTCATGCTGCTCATGCAACAGCTGCCATTCTCGGGCATAGCTGAACAGTTGATCGCCTTCATGGAAATAACGGGCACTGAAGGGTTGTAACGGATGCTCCTGGGTCATCGCATCGAGGAGTTCTTTACTGCCGTCGGTGTTTTTCCAGCCGTTAGCCAGATGGTCACGCAGCTGACCGATCAATACCGATGCGGGGCGCTCGCTATTGTCACGAATACTGCGCCCGACCCAACTGATGTAAAGCTGGTCCCGCGCCGAGAGCAAGGCTTCGAGCAATAGATAGCGATCATCCTCTCGCCGAGACCGATCACCGGGGCGGTAATCGCTGCCCATCAGATCGAAATCCAGTGGCGGTTGTGCACGCGGATAATCACCATCGTTCATACCCAGCAGGCAAACGAGCTTGAACGGGATTGCCCGCATCGGCATGAGCGTACAAAAATTCACTGCGCCGGCCAGGAAGCGTTGGGATAAACGCCCCTGATCGAGACCAGCCAACCAGGCTTCACGGACCACCGTCAGCGGCAGCTCATCCAGTAAACCAACCGATTCGCAGGTCTCCAGCCAGGTTTCGCGGAGCAACTCAAGTTGGGCCAGCAGATAGTCATCATGCTCATTGCTGGCCAGGAAAAATAGCTGCATCAATGCTTGCAGACGCACACCCCATTGATCGGGCGATGCCGGTTGCGTGAGTTCCGCGTGAGCGATCTGCAAAGCATCGAGTAAAGCTACCAATGGGCCGATCAGTGCCGCATCCAGTCCGCCGATTTCATCATAAGGTTCGATGCCATCGCAGGAATGACCACTGCCAACGGCATACCCCAGAAGCATGCGACGCAAACCAAAACGCCAACTGTTTTGCTCAAGTTCATCAGGTAAACCAAGACCGGCGCGTTGTTCGGCGTTCATACCCCAGCGAACGCCAGCCCCCTCGATCCAGCGATGCAAGGTCGGCAGGTCGCGCTCCTCTACGCCAAATCGGGCGCGCAATGCAGGAACGTCCAACAAGTCGAGAATCTCGCTGACCGGGAAACGGCTGTCAGGCAGTTTGAGCAAATGCTCGACCGCAATCAGTAGCGGGTCACGACCACGCTGGCCCTGGTCGGTCAGCGTGAAAGGGATAAAGCGCCGATCTTCCCGCTCAAGTTGACCGAACACGGCGCGGATGTGCGGAGCGTAACTGTCGATGTCCGGAACCATCACGATCACATCGCGTGGGCGCAACTGCGGGTCTGCGCTAAAGCGTGCGAGCAACTGATCGTGGAGTATCTCCACTTCACGCTGTGCGCTATGGGCAATGTGAAAACGGATCGACTCGTCCTGCTTCAGATCGACCGCAGGCCAGAGCAGGCGGGTTTCATTCAGCGGGCGTAACTCAAGGATGTCGTCCTGCAATTGATTGAGCATGTTCAACGGCTGGCTTTCGCTGAATAGATCGATACGTCCATCGCGAAAAGCTGATCGATAGCTGTTGGGATCGTCATAACTGTCGAGCAGGTTGATGTAGTCGCGCCCTTGCTTGCCCCAGGCTGCCAGCAGCGGGTGAGCATGTTGATGCAGGGTTTGTGGGTCAAGTACGACCGGCATGCCGGTCTTGCGCGCCTGTCGCTTGTACTGATGCCTTAAAAGGTCTTTATCGGCGACGATGTCTGCCCAGTGGTGACGACATGGGTTATGCACGCAGAGCAGAACCTGGCTGAAGCGAGCCAATCCTGCGAGTGCTTCCAGGGCTTGAGCAGGTAGCGAAGAAATGCCAAAAACGATCACCCGTGAAGGTAGTCCCTTAGGTGCGGTGTCCAGCCCAGTGATTGTCTCTATGAAGCGTTGATGAACGCCTGCGCGACTTTGCGCCATGCCTTGCTCACCGACGTCCAGCAACAGCGCACGCCATAACTCAGCCTGCCAGCAGTTGGCCGGAGTGAGCGGCTTGCTCTCACCTCTACCGTTACGCAGTTGATGGCGACCCGCCGCCCAATCTTCCAGCCAGTCCGCCCGGTACACTTGATACTGGTCAAACAGATCAGCAAGCCGCTCAGCGAGCTGATAGCGTTTACGCAGGTCGGTATCGTGAGTCAGGAAGCGTTGCAGCGGTTCGAAATGTGGTTGATCAATCAGCTCTGGCAACAGGCGCATCAATCGCCAGGTTAGAGGGGCCTTGTCCAGCAACGATTTCGCTGGAATTTCATCACGCCCGAGCACTGATCGATAAAGTTGCCACATAAAGCTGCCGGGTAACTGCACATCAATCGCCGCAGCGATGCCACAGCCGCCCATGTCGTCATCTTCAGGGTCTTCGGCCAATGCCAGCTTCAGCCATTGGGCAATACCGTTGCTCTGCACCAGAGCGATTTCATTTTCCAGGGGCGCAAGCGGATAACGCCGCATCCAGCTGACCACCAGGCTACGCAGTTCGTCCAGGCGGTTGCCGTGAACCACCATAAAACCAGCACTGAGGAACGAGGCGTCCGCCATAAGGGCTTCCTTGGAGAAATGCAAAAGCTAGGGCCGAACCTTAGCATTGTCAGGTGACTGTGACAGCCGTGAGCCGTCCGATGTTGCTGTACGAACTTTCTCGCAGGCAAAACAAAACCCCAACTGCTTTCGCAATTGGGGTTTCGGAATTTAATCTTGACGATGACCTACTCTCACATGGGGAAACCCCACACTACCATCGGCGATGCATCGTTTCACTGCTGAGTTCGGGATGGGATCAGGTGGTTCCAATGCTCTATGGTCGTCAAGAAATTCGGGTACTGACTCGTGACCAGTTGGTCTCGCTTCAGCAAATTGGGTATGTGATAGATCTCGGTGTTTGTGAGCAGCTCGAACTTTCGGTTCGTTTCGTCTTCACACACCGCAATCTGGTTCTTCTCTCGAAGCATGCAGATTGCTTGGGTGTTATATGGTCAAGCCTCACGGGCAATTAGTATTGGTTAGCTCAACGCCTCACAGCGCTTACACACCCAACCTATCAACGTCGTAGTCTTCGACGGCCCTTCAGGGGACTCAAGGTCCCAGTGAGATCTCATCTTGAGGCTAGTTTCCCGCTTAGATGCTTTCAGCGGTTATCTATTCCGAACATAGCTACCCGGCAATGCCACTGGCGTGACAACCGGAACACCAGAGGTTCGTCCACTCCGGTCCTCTCGTACTAGGAGCAGCCCCTCTCAAATCTCAAACGTCCACGGCAGATAGGGACCGAACTGTCTCACGACGTTCTAAACCCAGCTCGCGTACCACTTTAAATGGCGAACAGCCATACCCTTGGGACCGGCTTCAGCCCCAGGATGTGATGAGCCGACATCGAGGTGCCAAACACCGCCGTCGATATGAACTCTTGGGCGGTATCAGCCTGTTATCCCCGGAGTACCTTTTATCCGTTGAGCGATGGCCCTTCCATACAGAACCACCGGATCACTAAGACCTACTTTCGTACCTGCTCGACGTGTCTGTCTCGCAGTCAAGCGCGCTTTTGCCTTTATACTCTACGACCGATTTCCGACCGGTCTGAGCGCACCTTCGTACTCCTCCGTTACTCTTTAGGAGGAGACCGCCCCAGTCAAACTACCCACCATACACTGTCCTCGATCCGGATAACGGACCTGAGTTAGAACCTCAAAGTTGCCAGGGTGGTATTTCAAGGTTGGCTCCACGCGAACTGGCGTCCACGCTTCAAAGCCTCCCACCTATCCTACACAAGCAAATTCAAAGTCCAGTGCAAAGCTATAGTAAAGGTTCACGGGGTCTTTCCGTCTAGCCGCGGATACACTGCATCTTCACAGCGATTTCAATTTCACTGAGTCTCGGGTGGAGACAGCGCCGCCATCGTTACGCCATTCGTGCAGGTCGGAACTTACCCGACAAGGAATTTCGCTACCTTAGGACCGTTATAGTTACGGCCGCCGTTTACCGGGGCTTCGATCAAGAGCTTCGCGTTAGCTAACCCCATCAATTAACCTTCCGGCACCGGGCAGGCGTCACACCCTATACGTCCACTTTCGTGTTTGCAGAGTGCTGTGTTTTTAATAAACAGTCGCAGCGGCCTGGTATCTTCGACCGGCATGGGCTTACGGAGCAAGTCCTTCACCCTCACCGGCGCACCTTCTCCCGAAGTTACGGTGCCATTTTGCCTAGTTCCTTCACCCGAGTTCTCTCAAGCGCCTTGGTATTCTCTACCCAACCACCTGTGTCGGTTTGGGGTACGGTTCCTGGTTACCTGAAGCTTAGAAGCTTTTCTTGGAAGCATGGCATCAACCACTTCGTGTTCTAAAAGAACACTCGTCATCAGCTCTCGGCCTTAGAATCCCGGATTTACCTAAGATTCCAGCCTACCACCTTAAACTTGGACAACCAACGCCAAGCTGGCCTAGCCTTCTCCGTCCCTCCATCGCAATAACCAGAAGTACAGGAATATTAACCTGTTTTCCATCGACTACGCTTTTCAGCCTCGCCTTAGGGACCGACTAACCCTGCGTCGATTAACGTTGCGCAGGAAACCTTGGTCTTTCGGCGTGGGTGTTTTTCACACCCATTGTCGTTA
Proteins encoded in this window:
- the recB gene encoding exodeoxyribonuclease V subunit beta, coding for MTAKVPLALAFPLRGSQLIEASAGTGKTFTISALYLRLVLGHGDESAGFGRELLPPQILVVTFTDAATKELRERIRTRLAEAARFFRDETPAPDSLIAELRGQFSPEQWSGCANRLDIAAQWMDEAAVSTIHSWCQRMLREHAFDSGSLFTQTLEVDHSNLLGEVLRDYWRLFCYPMQGDALNWVRSHWGGPAALLSRVRGLFASERDSAEGKEPAELITECLQARRDALLELKAPWRQWAQELREICLQGVASKSVDGRKMQARYFEPWFEKICTWAEDDSLEQLDIGTGFNRLTPDGMAEAWKGQAPSHPGLDAMSGLKASLDALPTPDAAVLKHAAQWVGARFEEEKRRRAEMGFDDMLLRLDAALRAEGGERLATLIREQFPVALIDEFQDTDPVQYRIFESIYRIEDNNPECGLFLIGDPKQAIYAFRGADIYTYLRARQATSGRLHTLGTNFRSSHGMVDAVNHVFQRAEAREQGRGAFLFREKNGENPVPFLPVESQGRKESLQINGQAVPALNIWQLSSEQPLSGVVYRQQLAAACASEITALLNGGQQGRAGFVRGAEDLQGLLPADIAILVRDGKEAQAVRNELSVRGVRSVYLSDKDSVFAAQEAHDLLSWLKACAEPDVERPLRAALASITLNLSLTELERLNQDELAWEKRVMQFREYRVIWRSQGILPMLRRLLHDFELPQALIARSDGERILTNLLHLSELLQQAAAELDGEQALIRHLSEHLALSGQAGEEQILRLESDEQLVKVVTIHKSKGLEYPLVFLPFICSAKPVDGSRLPMHYHDANGQAQITLSPTPELIALADDERLAEDLRLLYVALTRAQHACWLGVTDLKRGNNNSSVLHLSALGYLLGGGEKLVESTALKRWLEDLQQNCSALSYGEMPEATTERFLPPRNEATLLAPLIPKRKAAENWWIASYSALRIGDSLSAGSDEAPESPQAQKLFDDERLDPDAPREVLASGGDIHRFPRGPNPGTFLHGLLEWAGDEGFAADPKSIENAIARRCNRRGWEGWINTLSDWLQHLLQAPLRIGTEQPPVVFEQLTEYRVEMEFWFASHKVDVLKLDELVRQYTHAGASRVVAEPVLLNGMFKGFIDLTFEHAGRYYVADYKSNWLGADDSAYTEQAMEQSMLDHRYDLQYVLYLLALHRQLKARLADYDYDRHMGGALYLFLRGTRAPGQGVYFTRPPRELIERLDRLFQGKPEPKPEPAWEQGVLL
- the recC gene encoding exodeoxyribonuclease V subunit gamma → MADASFLSAGFMVVHGNRLDELRSLVVSWMRRYPLAPLENEIALVQSNGIAQWLKLALAEDPEDDDMGGCGIAAAIDVQLPGSFMWQLYRSVLGRDEIPAKSLLDKAPLTWRLMRLLPELIDQPHFEPLQRFLTHDTDLRKRYQLAERLADLFDQYQVYRADWLEDWAAGRHQLRNGRGESKPLTPANCWQAELWRALLLDVGEQGMAQSRAGVHQRFIETITGLDTAPKGLPSRVIVFGISSLPAQALEALAGLARFSQVLLCVHNPCRHHWADIVADKDLLRHQYKRQARKTGMPVVLDPQTLHQHAHPLLAAWGKQGRDYINLLDSYDDPNSYRSAFRDGRIDLFSESQPLNMLNQLQDDILELRPLNETRLLWPAVDLKQDESIRFHIAHSAQREVEILHDQLLARFSADPQLRPRDVIVMVPDIDSYAPHIRAVFGQLEREDRRFIPFTLTDQGQRGRDPLLIAVEHLLKLPDSRFPVSEILDLLDVPALRARFGVEERDLPTLHRWIEGAGVRWGMNAEQRAGLGLPDELEQNSWRFGLRRMLLGYAVGSGHSCDGIEPYDEIGGLDAALIGPLVALLDALQIAHAELTQPASPDQWGVRLQALMQLFFLASNEHDDYLLAQLELLRETWLETCESVGLLDELPLTVVREAWLAGLDQGRLSQRFLAGAVNFCTLMPMRAIPFKLVCLLGMNDGDYPRAQPPLDFDLMGSDYRPGDRSRREDDRYLLLEALLSARDQLYISWVGRSIRDNSERPASVLIGQLRDHLANGWKNTDGSKELLDAMTQEHPLQPFSARYFHEGDQLFSYAREWQLLHEQHDRGPVLEVLDAYVQEEPLSLGQLQDFLRNPVRHFFSQRLKVFFEAAEAPLADEEPFVLDALQRYSLSDSLLEAALASPDQPEQALHAQAKRLQDSGLLPMAGFGECLQRELIEPLPDLLQRYQQLLALWPTPQNSALPVTLQLQGVSLEGWLSGLHQRSDGGLLAVTTIPNSIGSIKTRKWHRLTRPWVNHLVACASGLSMTTGLVASDDTLLLAPIEQDAALKTLGNLLQAWQSGMRQPLPVAVKTAFAWLGQTDPLKAEAAARKAYEGDGQTTDGERRESPALARQFADYNALIADETFVDWCDALYRPLLEAPWRSLTSEESHS
- the recD gene encoding exodeoxyribonuclease V subunit alpha, whose translation is MSRSFADLLPTPLTAESLAQLTPLSRADDLLLLLERWVERGWLRALDKAFVAFLHELAPDGDPLVLLAAALTSHQLGHGHVCLDLFETLKEPDFALSLPPEGDLQTGTLLLPSQLLEALEGARWCKVLASSSLVALAVDERDETQQRPLVLSGKRLYLRRYWTYERRIDSALRQRLIVHEPTPDDLSERLSGLFGQASSSAQIDWQKLACALATRGAFSIVTGGPGTGKTTTVVRLLALLQAPAVEAGKPLRIRLAAPTGKAAARLTESISQQVRTLQVAESVRDKIPSDVTTVHRLLGSRPGTRHFRHHAGNRLPLDVLVVDEASMIDLEMMANLLDALPTHARLVLLGDKDQLASVEAGAVLGDLCRDAEAGWYSPQTRDWLEAVSGENLGSSGLQEDIDATHPLAQQVVMLRHSRRFGEGSGIGQLARWVNQQQADEARKLLAARSHADLFSLPLKGEQDRALERLLLEGHGEGPQGYRHYLSLLRNQRPSINSLPDDPCWIEWARNVLQAFDAFQLLCAVRKGPWGVEGLNQRITGALLKARLIDSDQQWYEGRPVLMTRNDYGLGLMNGDIGIALKLPERDGQEGGRQVLRVAFARNDGQGGVRFVLPSRLNDVETVYAMTVHKSQGSEFAHTALILPDALNPVLTKELIYTGITRAKNWFSLIEPRTGIFEEAVRRKVKRLSGLMLELG